A stretch of the Microtus pennsylvanicus isolate mMicPen1 chromosome 16, mMicPen1.hap1, whole genome shotgun sequence genome encodes the following:
- the Gpr87 gene encoding G-protein coupled receptor 87: protein MGLNLTLAKLPSNELYSQASHSANSTSTGHGKNSTLHNEFDTIILPVLYLVIFVASILLNGLAVWIFFHIRNKTSFIFYLKNIVVADLIMTLTFPFRIVRDAGFGPWYFEFILCRYTSVLFYANMYTSIVFLGLISVDRYLKVVKPFGDSRMYSITFTKVLSICVWVIMAVLALPNIILTNVQPTKENIHDCMTLKSPLGAQWHMAVTYVDSCLFVAVLVILIGCYIAISRYIQKSSRQFISQSSRKRKHNQSIRVVVAVFFTCFLPYHLCRIPFTFSHLDRLLDESAHKILYYCKEMTLFLSACNVCLDPIIYFFMCRSFSRRLFKKSNIRTRSESIRSLQSVRRSEVRIYYDYTDV, encoded by the exons ATGGGGCTCAACCTGACACTTGCAAAACTACCAA GTAATGAGCTGTACAGTCAAGCCAGTCACTCTGCAAACAGCACAAGCACGGGACATGGGAAGAATTCCACCCTTCACAACGAATTTGACACCATCATCCTGCCAGTGCTTTACCTAGTTATATTTGTGGCAAGCATCCTGCTGAATGGTCTGGCTGTGTGGATCTTCTTCCACATCAGGAATAAAACCAGCTTCATATTTTACCTCAAAAACATAGTGGTAGCTGACCTCATAATGACACTGACATTCCCATtccgaatagtccgtgatgcggGATTTGGACCTTGGTACTTCGAGTTTATCCTCTGCAGATACACCTCAGTTTTGTTCTACGCAAACATGTATACATCCATCGTGTTCCTTGGGCTCATCAGTGTCGACCGCTATCTAAAGGTGGTAAAGCCTTTTGGTGACTCTCGCATGTACAGCATAACTTTTACCAAAGTTTTATCAATTTGTGTTTGGGTGATCATGGCTGTTCTGGCCTTGCCAAACATCATCTTAACGAACGTTCAGCCAACTAAGGAAAATATTCATGACTGCATGACACTCAAAAGTCCTTTGGGAGCCCAGTGGCATATGGCTGTCACCTACGTTGACAGCTGTTTGTTTGTGGCTGTGCTGGTGATTCTGATTGGATGCTACATAGCAATATCCAGGTACATCCAAAAATCCAGCAGGCAGTTCATAAGTCAGTCGAGCCGGAAACGAAAGCATAACCAGAGCATCCGCGTGGTCGTGGCTGTGTTTTTCACCTGCTTCCTGCCATATCACCTGTGCAGAATCCCCTTCACTTTCAGCCACTTAGACAGGCTTTTAGACGAATCAGCGCACAAGATTCTCTACTACTGCAAAGAAATGACGCTTTTCCTGTCTGCCTGCAATGTGTGCCTGGATCCAATCATTTACTTTTTCATGTGTAGGTCCTTTTCAAGAAGGTTGTTCAAGAAATCAAACATAAGGACGAGGAGTGAGAGCATCAGATCACTGCAAAGCGTCCGAAGATCGGAAGTGCGCATTTATTATGACTACACTGATGTGTAG